A region of Myxococcus stipitatus DSM 14675 DNA encodes the following proteins:
- a CDS encoding ATP-binding protein, with product MSKVRKVQKEDPLADLPRWAQQLARKYYTKTVNTFLLYGAVRDLQPLQMEDNAKGFGTLKTFLSEELFGGRDHVLFYDRSSGIRSATPETQKDLARVMSGYDAMYGTDYAKVMPRDPGRALQVLENFLRMRLSEGRSLALIIDFAETLVPGGEISHLSSEDRFVLATMDKWAHDPQFLAGDVSIVLLAENLADISPRISRNPYVAPIELPLPTEEERLEYVRYKLEGKRLQSLSDVPLAGLAKMTAGLSRINLDRVLTEALEREIRITSDLLKEKKKEIIQAECHGLLEFIEPVHTLDAVAGHAKAKQMLRQAASALKKGRLEVMPMGYLLSGPVGTGKTFMVSCFAGEIGIPVVKFLNFRSQWQGVTEANLEKIFNLLKALWPVAVMIDEADTFLGNRDSGGDSGTSSRVFGSIASFMGNTQYRGKIVWFLMTARPDLLPIDLKRQGRAEEHLALFYPQTDAERDELFKVMSKKTGVSVDGIDSFSTLIPQGVRAFSGADIEAVMVRSKFRALADGREAVSKDDLAAVLADFVPPSYPLEIELQNLVAVQECTSRELLPEAYRSIDRDLITRRVRELKALLEEG from the coding sequence GTGAGCAAGGTACGCAAGGTCCAGAAGGAAGATCCGTTGGCGGACCTCCCCCGCTGGGCGCAGCAGTTGGCTCGGAAGTACTACACGAAGACGGTCAACACCTTCCTGCTCTACGGAGCGGTGAGGGACCTGCAGCCGCTCCAGATGGAGGACAACGCGAAGGGCTTCGGCACGCTGAAGACCTTCCTCTCCGAGGAGCTGTTCGGCGGCCGGGACCACGTCCTCTTCTATGACCGCTCGTCGGGCATCCGCTCGGCCACGCCGGAGACGCAGAAGGACCTGGCGCGGGTCATGTCCGGCTACGACGCGATGTACGGCACGGACTACGCCAAGGTGATGCCGAGAGACCCGGGGCGGGCGCTCCAAGTCCTGGAGAACTTCCTGCGGATGCGGCTGAGCGAGGGACGCTCGCTGGCGCTCATCATCGACTTCGCGGAGACGCTGGTGCCAGGCGGGGAGATCTCCCACCTGTCGTCCGAGGACCGCTTCGTGCTGGCCACGATGGACAAGTGGGCGCATGACCCGCAGTTCCTCGCCGGCGACGTGTCCATCGTGCTGCTGGCGGAGAACCTCGCGGACATCTCCCCGCGCATCTCCCGCAACCCGTACGTGGCGCCCATCGAGCTGCCGCTTCCCACCGAGGAGGAACGGCTGGAGTACGTGCGCTACAAGCTGGAGGGCAAGCGGCTCCAGTCGCTGTCCGACGTGCCGCTGGCGGGCCTGGCGAAGATGACGGCGGGCCTGTCCCGCATCAACCTGGACCGCGTGCTGACGGAGGCGCTCGAGCGCGAGATTCGCATCACCTCCGACCTGCTCAAGGAGAAGAAGAAGGAGATCATCCAGGCGGAGTGCCACGGCCTCCTCGAGTTCATCGAGCCGGTGCACACGCTGGACGCGGTGGCCGGACATGCCAAGGCGAAGCAGATGCTGCGGCAGGCCGCGTCGGCGCTTAAGAAGGGCCGCCTGGAAGTCATGCCCATGGGCTACCTGCTGTCGGGCCCGGTGGGCACGGGCAAGACCTTCATGGTGAGCTGCTTCGCCGGTGAGATTGGCATCCCGGTGGTGAAGTTCCTGAACTTCCGCAGCCAGTGGCAGGGCGTCACCGAGGCGAACCTCGAGAAGATCTTCAACCTCCTCAAGGCGCTGTGGCCGGTGGCGGTGATGATTGACGAGGCGGACACCTTCCTCGGCAACCGCGACTCGGGTGGGGACTCCGGCACGAGCAGCCGCGTCTTCGGCTCCATTGCCTCCTTCATGGGCAACACGCAGTACCGCGGCAAGATTGTCTGGTTCCTGATGACGGCGCGGCCGGACCTGCTGCCCATCGACCTGAAGCGGCAGGGCCGCGCGGAGGAGCACCTGGCGCTCTTCTATCCGCAGACCGACGCGGAGCGGGACGAGCTCTTCAAGGTGATGTCCAAGAAGACGGGCGTGTCAGTGGATGGCATCGACTCGTTCTCCACGTTGATTCCGCAAGGGGTTCGCGCCTTCAGCGGCGCGGATATCGAAGCCGTCATGGTGCGCTCGAAGTTCCGCGCGCTGGCGGACGGGCGTGAGGCCGTGTCGAAGGACGACCTGGCGGCGGTGCTCGCGGACTTCGTGCCGCCCAGCTATCCGCTCGAAATCGAGCTCCAGAACCTGGTCGCGGTGCAGGAGTGCACCAGCCGGGAGCTGCTGCCGGAGGCCTACCGCTCCATCGACCGGGACCTCATCACCCGGCGGGTGCGCGAGCTGAAGGCGCTGCTCGAGGAAGGGTAG
- a CDS encoding response regulator produces the protein MSEKRRILLIDDSEITLAMEKAVLEARGYEVVATSTLMEFEKTLQSWRPDLILTDIHMPEAKGTDICRTLKNEYGTQDIPIVLFSSLPDDELSKLAEQVGADGFLSKMNGLEAMGEKIDELVQSILW, from the coding sequence GTGTCCGAGAAGCGAAGAATCCTCCTGATTGACGACAGCGAAATCACGCTCGCCATGGAGAAGGCCGTGCTGGAGGCGCGCGGCTATGAAGTCGTCGCCACCTCCACGCTCATGGAGTTCGAGAAGACACTCCAGTCCTGGCGGCCGGACCTCATCCTCACCGACATCCACATGCCCGAGGCCAAGGGCACCGACATCTGCCGCACGCTGAAGAACGAGTACGGCACCCAGGACATCCCCATCGTCCTGTTCTCCAGCCTTCCCGACGATGAGCTGTCCAAGCTGGCCGAGCAGGTCGGCGCGGATGGCTTCCTGTCGAAGATGAACGGGCTGGAGGCGATGGGCGAGAAGATTGACGAGCTGGTGCAGAGCATTCTCTGGTGA
- a CDS encoding serine/threonine protein kinase, which produces MTTSQPKRQPIPFGKYLLLDRVNIGGMAEVWRGKQFGASGFERLVAIKRILPNIAEDEEFISMFIDEAKISVQLSHANIAQIYELGQITSSYFISMEYIPGKDMRAIFDRCRKKGEPAPVPLVAFCLSKMCEGLDYAHRKKDGMGRDMNIVHRDISPQNVLISFEGEVKVIDFGIAKAAGKATKTQAGILKGKFGYMSPEQIRGLPLDRRSDVFAIGVCLYEMLTGERLFVGDSDFSVLEKVRKAEVPPPSTYNRRIPEALEKIVMRALAKDVDERYQYASELGDDLQRFLITSETIFGRKDLMQYMKSTFAEEVEREKQRLSDYADIRPPDGMLAALEASSGVGPGGLSAPPPAASSPSLAQVPVVQPVAAPPRATAAMGVVSPSPSPVRRSPTLAALPKLTAATAAPTPKEDEVMATQLVSSDHVFDDSPEPTTDPGASVGRTITPLEARATQLDEDEENLSGKTAVIAPIAPPSAPRLSHANIPVVTASAPQSSRPSVTLPTVIPSDVAASAPGPRGSRGAGDGLPRIARDVPPPDVSQGISRAALPPDVSQGISRAALAEGLQGGARATGSPPMLGPGAPSRPPRPVPQPRQEEDDFEERPTASVPALNQRGLDKRVLYAVVGVLALVVLSVVGWVATRPGVGYVMLDLQRVPQEVRGRVQVMLDTQPVVIEGGGPTLLREVQAGPVMVTVSAEGYKTFTRTLQVNSGKEVSPVEVTLESLVRTASLVLVTHPSDAQVKVDGKVVREQGRSDAFIKGVVVSSQEWVVEVSAPQHKPVSKRVQVSGEAPAEVNVKLEPLVTKVSVKVESRPEGAVIFANGEELGETPQTVLVSSNVRRLTLKLKCHNDVEVEIPAPAAGESIVTLPAVSLKKQLRCR; this is translated from the coding sequence GTGACGACCTCTCAACCGAAGCGGCAGCCCATTCCATTTGGGAAGTACCTCCTTCTGGACCGCGTCAACATCGGCGGCATGGCGGAGGTGTGGCGCGGGAAGCAGTTCGGCGCGAGCGGCTTCGAGCGGCTCGTCGCCATCAAGCGCATCCTGCCGAACATCGCGGAGGACGAAGAGTTCATCTCGATGTTCATCGATGAGGCGAAGATCAGCGTCCAGCTGAGCCACGCCAACATCGCGCAGATCTACGAGCTGGGGCAGATCACCAGCAGCTACTTCATCTCGATGGAGTACATCCCCGGCAAGGACATGCGGGCCATCTTCGACCGCTGTCGGAAGAAGGGAGAGCCCGCGCCGGTGCCGCTGGTGGCCTTCTGCCTCTCGAAGATGTGCGAGGGCCTGGACTACGCCCACCGGAAGAAGGACGGGATGGGGCGGGACATGAACATCGTCCACCGCGACATCTCGCCGCAGAACGTCCTCATCTCCTTCGAGGGCGAGGTCAAGGTCATCGACTTCGGCATCGCCAAGGCCGCGGGCAAGGCGACCAAGACGCAGGCCGGCATCCTCAAGGGCAAGTTCGGCTACATGAGCCCGGAGCAGATCCGCGGCCTGCCGCTGGACCGGCGCTCGGACGTGTTCGCCATCGGCGTGTGTCTCTACGAGATGCTCACCGGCGAGCGGCTCTTCGTGGGCGACAGCGACTTCAGCGTGCTGGAGAAGGTGCGCAAGGCGGAGGTCCCGCCGCCCTCCACGTACAACCGGCGCATCCCGGAGGCGCTGGAGAAGATCGTGATGCGCGCGCTCGCGAAGGACGTGGACGAGCGCTACCAGTACGCCAGCGAGCTGGGGGACGACCTCCAGCGCTTCCTCATCACCAGCGAGACCATCTTCGGCCGCAAGGACCTCATGCAGTACATGAAGTCCACCTTCGCGGAGGAAGTGGAGCGCGAGAAGCAGCGCCTGTCCGACTACGCCGACATCCGTCCTCCGGATGGAATGCTCGCGGCGCTGGAGGCCTCCTCGGGCGTGGGCCCGGGCGGCCTGTCCGCGCCGCCCCCCGCGGCGTCCTCGCCCTCGCTCGCGCAGGTTCCCGTGGTGCAGCCGGTGGCCGCGCCGCCCCGCGCCACCGCGGCCATGGGGGTCGTGTCGCCGTCGCCTTCTCCCGTGCGGCGCTCGCCCACGCTGGCCGCGCTGCCCAAGCTGACCGCCGCCACCGCGGCGCCCACGCCGAAGGAAGACGAGGTCATGGCGACGCAGCTCGTCTCCAGCGACCACGTCTTCGACGACAGTCCGGAACCCACCACGGACCCCGGCGCGAGCGTCGGGCGCACCATCACCCCGCTGGAGGCCCGCGCGACGCAGCTGGACGAGGATGAGGAGAACCTGTCGGGCAAGACGGCGGTCATCGCGCCTATCGCTCCGCCCTCCGCGCCTCGGCTGTCCCACGCCAACATCCCCGTGGTGACGGCGTCCGCGCCGCAGTCGTCCCGGCCGTCGGTGACGCTGCCCACGGTGATTCCCTCGGACGTCGCGGCCTCCGCGCCCGGTCCTCGCGGCAGTCGTGGGGCGGGAGATGGGCTGCCCCGTATCGCTCGGGATGTGCCCCCGCCGGATGTGTCGCAGGGAATCTCCCGCGCGGCGCTGCCCCCGGATGTGTCGCAAGGAATCTCCCGCGCGGCGCTGGCGGAGGGACTCCAGGGAGGTGCGCGGGCCACGGGGTCTCCGCCCATGCTGGGCCCGGGTGCTCCGTCGCGGCCTCCGCGTCCCGTCCCGCAGCCTCGGCAGGAGGAAGACGACTTCGAGGAGCGGCCCACGGCGTCCGTGCCCGCGCTGAACCAGCGGGGCTTGGACAAGCGGGTGTTGTACGCGGTGGTCGGCGTGCTCGCGCTCGTGGTCCTCTCCGTCGTCGGATGGGTCGCGACGCGTCCAGGCGTGGGCTACGTCATGCTGGACCTGCAGCGAGTGCCGCAGGAGGTGCGCGGCCGGGTTCAGGTGATGCTGGACACCCAGCCCGTCGTGATTGAGGGCGGTGGCCCCACGCTGCTGCGCGAGGTCCAGGCCGGGCCGGTGATGGTGACGGTGAGCGCGGAGGGCTACAAGACCTTCACGCGGACGCTCCAGGTGAACAGCGGCAAGGAAGTCTCGCCGGTGGAGGTCACGCTGGAGAGCCTGGTTCGCACTGCCTCACTGGTGCTCGTCACGCATCCGTCGGACGCGCAGGTGAAGGTGGACGGCAAGGTGGTGCGGGAGCAGGGCCGCTCGGACGCCTTCATCAAGGGCGTGGTCGTGTCCAGCCAGGAGTGGGTGGTGGAGGTCAGCGCTCCGCAGCACAAGCCCGTGTCCAAGCGCGTGCAGGTGTCGGGCGAGGCGCCGGCCGAAGTGAATGTGAAGCTGGAGCCCCTGGTGACGAAGGTCTCGGTGAAGGTCGAGTCCCGTCCCGAAGGCGCCGTCATCTTCGCGAATGGCGAGGAGCTGGGCGAGACACCTCAGACGGTGCTCGTGTCCTCGAACGTCCGGCGGCTCACCTTGAAGCTCAAGTGCCACAACGACGTGGAGGTGGAGATCCCGGCTCCCGCGGCCGGAGAATCCATCGTCACCCTGCCGGCGGTTTCACTCAAAAAGCAGCTTCGCTGCCGCTAG
- a CDS encoding LysM peptidoglycan-binding domain-containing protein, which yields MLPLCLLVLTLASAPSSGAAPTPPMPPPPDSMRVLAADETRAPSTSPQSSPAAVGTESAPTPVTNTGTSPASTATEQAPAGVGVAVKPGVAAPAKDEQQAASTAPASGASEDKSAQPSVAPQPDKAASATASKSAQPFVAPQPDKAASATASKSAQPSVNPQPADASGASASKSAQPSVNPQPADAASASTSKSAQPSVNPQAADAANAGASKPAENDAKLSTPGNSGASEPAFANSSDAPEDEPEAAREMVESESAELEELRALEGATLDPAARPSAEVMQSLRRLGLANPLRMRMLDALEEPTFRDDDSPEQLPLITDLANFDVRKIQDRYDIPVEMQPLVAQYIQFFQGPGRRWFRKWMARSARYLPVMQPILDQHGLPRDTVYLAMIESGFSAHAYSWAHAAGPWQFISSTGKQYGLKQDFWVDERRDPIKATHAAATYLKDLYGELGHWYLAWAGYNTGSGRVRRMVERHGTRNFWALSEEKGLAKETKHYVPKLIAAALVAKNPSAFGFSEKEFEYEQPLEFDVVDLTDATDLDVVARAAGVPIQSVQDLNPELKRWCTPPATAKRPYKLRLPMGAGPRFVEGFQKISPSERLTFRVHKVKRGDTLSQIAERYGSASEAILQMNRLKSAKTLKLNSELVIPVPAGKASPQGGGALASKVAQARRSGVVVHRPEDEVPAGTPKGPLAAGPVKTEIVNGRTRITYGVQSGDSLWVIATKFNVGVDDLKKWNNLRRRNPKLQIGSLVYVWPNGPAQVAPPASTLVVAKQVASNAGKAGGKVHALAEGETLWSIAQRYGVTVEDIMRWNNIKDHRTIPTGKVLSLSAP from the coding sequence ATGCTGCCTCTCTGCCTGCTCGTGCTCACCCTGGCCTCGGCTCCCTCGTCGGGAGCAGCGCCCACGCCTCCCATGCCTCCGCCTCCGGACAGCATGCGCGTGCTCGCCGCCGATGAGACTCGAGCCCCCAGCACCTCGCCGCAGTCTTCTCCCGCAGCAGTGGGCACCGAGTCCGCGCCCACTCCTGTGACGAACACGGGCACCTCGCCCGCCTCCACCGCGACGGAGCAGGCACCCGCGGGTGTCGGCGTGGCGGTGAAGCCCGGGGTCGCTGCACCCGCAAAGGATGAGCAGCAGGCGGCGAGTACGGCCCCTGCGTCGGGTGCCAGCGAGGACAAGTCAGCACAGCCCTCCGTGGCTCCTCAGCCTGACAAGGCGGCGAGCGCCACCGCGAGCAAGTCGGCGCAGCCCTTCGTGGCTCCTCAGCCCGACAAGGCGGCGAGCGCCACCGCGAGCAAGTCGGCGCAGCCCTCCGTGAACCCGCAGCCCGCAGATGCGTCGGGTGCCAGCGCGAGCAAGTCAGCGCAGCCCTCCGTGAACCCGCAGCCCGCCGATGCGGCGAGCGCCAGCACGAGCAAGTCAGCGCAGCCCTCCGTGAACCCGCAGGCCGCCGATGCGGCGAACGCCGGCGCGAGCAAGCCGGCTGAGAACGACGCGAAGCTCTCGACGCCGGGCAACTCGGGCGCCTCGGAGCCCGCCTTCGCGAACAGCTCGGACGCTCCGGAAGATGAGCCCGAAGCTGCTCGCGAGATGGTCGAGTCCGAGTCCGCAGAGCTCGAGGAGCTGCGCGCGCTGGAAGGCGCGACACTCGACCCGGCGGCGCGTCCCAGCGCGGAGGTGATGCAGTCCCTGCGGAGACTCGGTCTGGCGAACCCGCTGCGCATGCGCATGCTGGACGCGCTGGAGGAGCCCACCTTCCGCGACGACGACTCGCCCGAGCAACTCCCGCTCATCACCGACCTGGCCAACTTCGACGTCCGGAAGATTCAAGACCGCTACGACATCCCCGTCGAGATGCAGCCGCTGGTGGCCCAGTACATCCAATTCTTCCAGGGGCCAGGTCGTCGGTGGTTCCGCAAGTGGATGGCCCGCTCCGCGCGCTACCTGCCGGTGATGCAGCCCATCCTCGACCAGCATGGCCTGCCTCGCGACACCGTGTACCTGGCGATGATCGAGAGCGGCTTCTCCGCGCACGCCTACTCCTGGGCCCACGCCGCCGGTCCCTGGCAGTTCATCTCCAGCACGGGCAAGCAGTACGGCCTCAAGCAGGACTTCTGGGTCGATGAGCGCCGAGACCCCATCAAGGCCACCCACGCCGCCGCGACCTACCTCAAGGACCTCTACGGAGAGCTGGGTCACTGGTACCTGGCTTGGGCCGGCTACAACACGGGCTCCGGCCGCGTGCGGCGCATGGTGGAGCGTCACGGCACCCGCAACTTCTGGGCCCTGTCCGAGGAGAAGGGCCTCGCGAAGGAGACCAAGCACTACGTCCCCAAGCTGATTGCCGCGGCGCTGGTGGCCAAGAACCCGTCCGCCTTCGGCTTCTCCGAGAAGGAGTTCGAGTACGAGCAACCGCTCGAGTTCGACGTGGTGGACCTCACGGACGCCACGGACCTCGACGTGGTGGCCCGCGCCGCGGGCGTGCCCATCCAGTCCGTGCAGGACCTGAACCCGGAGCTGAAGCGCTGGTGCACCCCACCCGCCACCGCCAAGCGGCCCTACAAGCTGCGGCTGCCCATGGGCGCGGGCCCGCGCTTCGTGGAGGGCTTCCAGAAGATTTCGCCCTCCGAGCGACTCACCTTCCGCGTCCACAAGGTGAAGCGTGGAGACACGCTGTCCCAAATCGCGGAGCGATACGGCTCGGCCTCCGAGGCCATCCTCCAGATGAACCGGCTCAAGAGCGCCAAGACGCTGAAGCTCAACTCCGAGCTGGTGATTCCCGTGCCCGCGGGCAAGGCGAGCCCCCAGGGTGGCGGCGCGCTGGCAAGCAAGGTCGCGCAGGCCCGCCGCAGCGGCGTCGTGGTCCATCGCCCCGAGGACGAAGTGCCCGCCGGCACGCCCAAGGGTCCCCTGGCCGCCGGCCCCGTGAAGACGGAGATCGTCAACGGCCGCACGCGCATCACGTACGGCGTGCAGTCCGGCGACAGCCTGTGGGTCATCGCCACCAAGTTCAACGTGGGCGTCGATGACCTGAAGAAGTGGAACAACCTGCGGCGGCGCAACCCGAAGCTCCAGATTGGCTCGCTCGTGTACGTGTGGCCCAACGGTCCGGCACAGGTGGCCCCTCCCGCGAGCACCCTCGTGGTGGCCAAGCAGGTCGCGTCGAACGCGGGGAAGGCTGGCGGCAAGGTCCATGCGCTCGCCGAGGGAGAGACGCTCTGGTCCATCGCGCAGCGCTACGGCGTCACCGTCGAGGACATCATGCGGTGGAACAACATCAAGGACCACCGCACCATCCCCACGGGGAAGGTCCTCTCGCTCAGCGCGCCCTGA
- a CDS encoding multiheme c-type cytochrome, with protein MRKEPAPQASTPEAGTSAPTQTSGAILFVSADTRGYLGPCGCSENMRGGIGRAAFQVSEARKGGLPVLYVDGGNSLFGETTLKPGQVPQEELKAKALADAMRLMGLSVRATGPLDDTRGAAFRQGLGLPEVGDGAVKLLPAGSRQVGIVSAETGAQLVAASGQARSQGADFVVGLLDAPLEEAQKAAELPGLAVDVLVATRSATELSGEQNRLVKSAVPVVAPQSKGRSLVRVDLSFAPRPGRFTLQKGQADMEREVAALEQRAVLLDKDINQPGIDPKLKALKQAKRDELVARKQALVSAPPAAATDVNGFTVRFVPLEAGLPSLPDAQALVARYDAEVGKLNLAWAKEHGQDCPAPAKGQSSFVGNAPCKSCHEEAFPLWEKSKHHHAWETLVDLGKQHHLNCVGCHVTGWEQPSGVCRLDKVEGREDVGCESCHGPGSAHVDEPSSDNIVASPGEALCVTCHNAENSPHFDFATYLPRILGPGHGEPVSAKPSGSPVDAQKPAKP; from the coding sequence ATGCGCAAGGAGCCGGCGCCCCAGGCGTCCACGCCCGAAGCGGGGACTTCGGCTCCCACGCAGACCTCCGGCGCCATCCTCTTCGTCTCCGCTGACACCCGCGGCTATCTGGGCCCCTGCGGCTGCAGCGAGAACATGCGCGGGGGCATCGGCCGCGCGGCCTTCCAGGTGAGCGAGGCGCGCAAGGGTGGCCTCCCCGTTCTCTACGTGGACGGCGGAAACAGCCTCTTCGGTGAGACGACGCTCAAGCCGGGCCAGGTTCCCCAGGAGGAGCTGAAGGCCAAGGCGCTCGCGGACGCCATGCGGTTGATGGGGCTGTCGGTGCGCGCCACCGGACCGCTGGATGACACGCGCGGCGCGGCCTTCCGCCAGGGACTGGGCCTGCCCGAGGTGGGCGACGGCGCGGTGAAGCTGCTGCCCGCGGGCTCGCGACAGGTGGGCATCGTCTCGGCGGAGACGGGGGCCCAGTTGGTGGCGGCCAGTGGCCAGGCTCGCTCGCAGGGCGCGGACTTCGTGGTGGGGCTCCTGGATGCGCCGCTCGAGGAGGCACAGAAGGCGGCCGAGCTGCCGGGGCTCGCGGTGGATGTGCTGGTGGCCACGCGTTCGGCGACGGAGCTGAGTGGCGAGCAGAACCGGCTGGTGAAGTCGGCGGTGCCCGTCGTCGCGCCGCAGAGCAAGGGCCGCTCGCTGGTGCGCGTGGACCTGAGCTTCGCGCCACGGCCGGGGCGCTTCACGCTCCAGAAGGGCCAGGCCGACATGGAGCGCGAGGTGGCCGCGCTGGAGCAGCGCGCCGTGCTCCTGGACAAGGACATCAACCAGCCGGGCATCGACCCGAAGCTCAAGGCGCTCAAGCAGGCGAAGCGCGATGAGCTGGTGGCTCGCAAGCAGGCCCTGGTGTCGGCGCCTCCGGCCGCGGCCACGGACGTCAATGGCTTCACGGTCCGCTTCGTGCCGCTGGAGGCGGGGTTGCCGTCGCTTCCGGACGCGCAGGCGCTGGTGGCTCGCTACGACGCGGAGGTGGGCAAGCTGAACCTGGCGTGGGCGAAGGAGCATGGCCAGGACTGCCCTGCTCCCGCGAAGGGACAGTCCTCGTTCGTCGGCAACGCGCCGTGCAAGTCGTGCCACGAGGAGGCGTTCCCCTTGTGGGAGAAGTCCAAGCACCACCACGCGTGGGAGACGCTGGTGGACCTGGGCAAGCAGCACCACCTCAACTGCGTGGGGTGCCACGTCACGGGCTGGGAGCAGCCGAGCGGCGTGTGCAGGCTCGACAAGGTGGAGGGCCGCGAAGACGTGGGCTGCGAGAGCTGCCACGGCCCGGGCTCCGCGCATGTGGATGAGCCGAGCAGCGACAACATCGTGGCCTCGCCCGGCGAGGCCCTGTGCGTCACCTGCCACAACGCGGAGAACTCGCCTCACTTCGACTTCGCGACCTATTTGCCGAGAATCCTGGGTCCGGGTCACGGTGAGCCCGTGAGCGCGAAGCCTTCAGGCTCGCCGGTGGATGCTCAAAAACCCGCGAAACCGTAA
- a CDS encoding L,D-transpeptidase family protein, with translation MTSSISRIESLLPLPPLEADDAPLGGRWPPARRSSRLHDNTVESAPTISLSRPPSPRVETGPTPPAPPAPPLTHARFTQQPQLADVASGHLVLGPGSRGDGLRAVQTALLKMGFALHGGADGHFGAQTQRALRNFQTHASLTFPAVKPTGLLDSATLHALEALAPEPGMRGQPQGLPLATYDGEPVRVIVALREHRTFLYDTEGRIVDIVPNASGTPATPTRPGLKVVKTRLHQAAAEAAGERLWNDRSVFGARILDLSWADGRHSGEELHGTNAPALLGGDVSHGCIRHSNEAIIALHDALSVGDRVAIVEHVNDPRLGGQAPVARGTTLPRAAPSARAPAG, from the coding sequence ATGACCTCGTCCATCTCGCGAATCGAATCACTCCTCCCACTCCCTCCGCTCGAAGCCGACGACGCTCCGCTGGGAGGGCGCTGGCCCCCCGCGCGGAGGTCCTCGCGCCTCCACGACAACACCGTGGAGTCCGCCCCCACCATCTCGCTTTCGCGACCACCGTCCCCGCGCGTCGAGACGGGGCCCACGCCCCCCGCGCCCCCTGCCCCACCGCTCACCCACGCGCGCTTCACTCAACAGCCCCAGCTCGCCGACGTGGCCTCGGGACACCTCGTCCTCGGCCCGGGCTCACGCGGTGATGGCTTGCGCGCGGTGCAGACGGCGCTCTTGAAGATGGGCTTCGCGCTTCATGGCGGCGCGGATGGACACTTCGGCGCCCAGACACAGCGAGCCCTGCGCAACTTCCAGACGCACGCGAGCCTCACCTTCCCCGCCGTCAAACCCACGGGGCTCCTGGACTCCGCCACGCTCCATGCACTCGAGGCCCTCGCGCCCGAGCCCGGCATGCGAGGCCAACCCCAGGGGCTTCCTCTCGCGACCTACGACGGCGAGCCCGTGAGGGTCATCGTCGCGCTGCGAGAGCACCGCACGTTCCTCTACGACACCGAAGGGCGCATCGTGGACATCGTGCCGAATGCCTCGGGCACCCCGGCCACACCGACACGGCCGGGCCTCAAGGTCGTCAAGACCCGGCTCCATCAGGCCGCCGCGGAGGCCGCTGGCGAGCGACTGTGGAATGACCGGTCCGTCTTCGGTGCGCGCATCCTGGACCTGTCCTGGGCGGATGGGCGCCATTCCGGGGAGGAGCTGCATGGAACCAACGCCCCCGCCCTGCTGGGCGGAGACGTGTCCCACGGCTGCATCCGTCACTCGAACGAAGCCATCATCGCGCTCCACGATGCGCTCTCCGTGGGAGACCGCGTGGCCATCGTGGAGCACGTGAACGACCCGCGCCTGGGAGGCCAGGCGCCCGTCGCTCGCGGGACTACCCTTCCTCGAGCAGCGCCTTCAGCTCGCGCACCCGCCGGGTGA